From the genome of Spirosomataceae bacterium TFI 002, one region includes:
- a CDS encoding NhaP-type Na+/H+ or K+/H+ antiporter, producing MDSSVLVLLLSAVVLLSYFFNLVSRKTRIPSVLWLLGTGIAINYFDTTNFLSENFANRLVQVFGIVGLIMIILEAALDLHIDKGKGGLILRAFLSALVILFLSTFSIGYLLNYWLNEPLKICLIYAATLSIVSSAIVIPSVEFLTKEKKEFIVYEASFSDILGILFFNYLIGGDAANPGAAILYLGQIGISVVVSIVVSFVLVYLLGKLKIEAKFFLTFAVLIALYVGGKILHLPSLLIILFFGLIINNKHLIKSKKLLNFISPDEGTFSELNKELKSITAETSFLVRTFFFLLFGYSINLEKLIQPEVVLIGSFIVAILLVIRLIYLKYLNPKESPLPELFLMPRGLITILLFYNIPEQFRLQEFNNGILFFVILVTSFLMMFGLFSVDREVSEDLERPDGHY from the coding sequence ATGGATAGTAGCGTATTAGTACTTTTACTCTCGGCAGTGGTCTTGCTTTCTTATTTCTTCAATCTTGTAAGTAGGAAAACAAGGATACCATCAGTTTTGTGGTTATTGGGAACAGGAATAGCGATCAACTATTTTGATACCACTAATTTTTTGAGCGAAAATTTTGCTAATCGGCTAGTTCAGGTCTTTGGAATTGTGGGTCTTATCATGATTATCCTAGAGGCTGCTCTAGACCTACACATAGACAAAGGCAAAGGAGGATTGATCTTGCGTGCCTTTCTGTCGGCTTTGGTCATATTATTCCTTTCTACCTTCAGTATTGGTTACTTACTTAACTATTGGCTTAATGAACCTCTGAAAATTTGTCTTATTTATGCGGCTACACTTTCCATAGTCAGTAGTGCGATTGTGATTCCGAGTGTGGAGTTTTTGACCAAAGAGAAAAAGGAATTCATAGTATACGAAGCATCTTTCTCAGATATCCTCGGAATCTTGTTTTTCAACTATTTGATAGGTGGAGACGCTGCCAATCCAGGTGCTGCAATCTTGTATTTAGGTCAAATTGGTATATCGGTAGTAGTTTCTATTGTGGTATCTTTCGTTTTAGTTTACCTCTTAGGAAAGCTCAAAATAGAAGCAAAGTTCTTCCTGACTTTTGCCGTGCTGATCGCCTTGTATGTGGGTGGTAAAATACTTCATTTGCCTTCGCTGTTGATTATCTTATTCTTTGGCTTAATCATTAATAACAAACATCTCATAAAGTCGAAAAAGTTACTCAACTTTATTTCACCCGATGAGGGAACATTCTCAGAGTTAAATAAAGAACTTAAAAGCATCACGGCAGAAACGAGTTTTCTCGTTCGTACTTTCTTTTTCTTGCTTTTTGGTTATAGCATAAATCTTGAAAAGCTTATACAGCCAGAAGTGGTTCTCATAGGTAGTTTTATTGTTGCCATTTTGTTGGTGATTCGCTTGATTTATCTAAAGTATTTGAATCCAAAAGAAAGCCCATTACCTGAGTTATTCCTCATGCCACGTGGTCTTATTACTATACTTTTGTTTTATAACATTCCCGAACAATTTCGTCTACAGGAATTCAATAATGGCATTCTGTTTTTCGTGATATTAGTTACAAGTTTCTTAATGATGTTTGGTTTGTTTTCGGTTGATAGAGAGGTGTCAGAAGACCTAGAACGACCAGATGGACACTACTAA
- a CDS encoding TonB-dependent Receptor Plug Domain, which translates to MKKNLLLLIAVLFSLNSAIAQVGIVRGVVYDDELGETLPFSTIFVKEAQKGASTDLDGAFSIDLPVGTYTFDFSFVGMTSKTITSVEVKDGQVTELDIRLGSSAAALEEVVVTAKMVRNSESAMLTLQKKSANLIDGISKQTFRKIGDSDAGGAIKRVTGVSVEGGKYVYVRGLGDRYTKTILNGLDIPGLDPDRNTIQMDLFPTNLIDNMVVLKTATPDVSGDFTGGIIDIATKDFPVSQSFNVSLSGAFNPSMHFNNNALTYKGSSTDWLGFDNGMRTLPIDPQQKIWTLADNEANLTKITQRFDPTMGAEKATSPMNFSAAISTGNQFKIKKATIGYNAALNYSNTTEFFEEVQYNFFIKGLDPSKDYNFALDQSQKGSLSKNNVMASGLAGLAVKWDKHKFSFNSLHIQNGENTAGQFINQKYIFNSAVLYRDNLEYSQRSITNFNLKGEHSLGATGGLKVDWSVAPTISRIDDKDVRVTPFKVEDGNYTIEPSEGADPLRLYRSLSEENLSGRVDITKKFITKFGDAKLKIGGSNVIKTRDYSILQYNVRVTGQSQLNLNGDPNSLLLPENLWTPEKGIGTYIRGNFEPANSYDATQSITAGYVMSEMSLTSKLKAIYGLRLESFKHHYTGQSNLGDEIYNDVEINSSLDLLPSVNLVYALKENTNMRFAATRTLARPSFKEASISQIYDALSGITFIGNLGLQTTRITNVDLRYEQFGKAGQMFSVSGFYKMFRDPIEVVAYSQLAPNNITPRNVGQANVLGAEFEIRQNIGIESNGEKPLSVGSNFTYVYSNVEMNPSEFLSRVENARSNEEVKNTRRLQGQSPYIVNLFLNYSSEQNGIEGNVSYNVQGKRLSIVGLGRNPDIYEMPFNALNMKVTKRFGAEKRGSISINGQNLLNAKTRKYYEGFNANSEIYQLFKPGMQFGMSVGYAL; encoded by the coding sequence ATGAAAAAAAATCTACTCCTTTTAATTGCTGTTCTATTCTCGTTGAATTCAGCAATTGCCCAAGTTGGAATAGTTCGTGGTGTTGTATACGACGATGAGCTTGGCGAAACATTACCCTTTTCTACAATATTTGTAAAAGAGGCACAAAAAGGTGCTTCTACTGACTTAGACGGTGCATTTAGCATAGATTTACCTGTAGGTACTTACACTTTTGACTTTTCATTTGTAGGTATGACTAGCAAAACAATCACAAGCGTAGAAGTAAAAGACGGACAAGTAACAGAGCTAGATATCAGACTAGGTAGCAGTGCTGCGGCACTGGAAGAAGTTGTGGTTACTGCCAAAATGGTACGCAATAGCGAGTCTGCTATGCTTACGCTTCAAAAGAAATCTGCCAACCTCATTGACGGTATCTCAAAGCAAACATTTCGCAAAATAGGAGATAGCGACGCAGGTGGAGCCATTAAAAGAGTAACAGGTGTATCGGTAGAAGGCGGAAAATACGTTTACGTTCGTGGCCTTGGAGATAGATACACTAAGACAATCTTAAATGGCTTAGATATTCCAGGACTTGATCCTGACAGAAACACAATCCAAATGGACTTGTTTCCTACCAACTTGATAGACAACATGGTTGTGCTTAAAACAGCAACGCCAGATGTATCAGGTGACTTTACAGGTGGTATCATTGATATCGCAACCAAAGATTTTCCGGTAAGCCAATCTTTCAATGTGTCATTGAGTGGAGCATTTAATCCATCAATGCACTTCAATAATAATGCTCTTACTTATAAAGGAAGCAGCACTGACTGGTTAGGGTTCGATAATGGAATGAGAACGCTACCTATAGATCCACAACAAAAAATATGGACTTTAGCTGATAATGAAGCTAATCTCACAAAAATAACACAGCGATTTGACCCAACTATGGGAGCCGAAAAGGCAACAAGTCCAATGAATTTTTCTGCCGCCATATCGACAGGCAATCAATTCAAAATCAAAAAAGCAACCATTGGTTACAATGCCGCTTTGAATTACAGCAACACAACAGAATTTTTTGAAGAAGTACAGTATAACTTCTTTATTAAGGGACTTGATCCTTCTAAAGATTACAATTTTGCTTTGGACCAATCTCAAAAAGGTTCTTTGTCAAAAAACAATGTAATGGCATCTGGTTTGGCTGGACTTGCCGTGAAATGGGACAAGCATAAGTTCTCTTTCAATTCTCTTCACATTCAAAATGGTGAAAACACTGCTGGCCAGTTCATCAACCAGAAATATATTTTCAACTCGGCGGTTTTATATAGAGATAACCTAGAGTACAGCCAAAGATCGATCACAAACTTCAACTTGAAAGGTGAACATTCGCTAGGAGCAACTGGTGGGCTAAAAGTAGACTGGAGCGTTGCACCTACGATCAGCCGAATAGACGATAAAGATGTAAGAGTTACACCATTCAAAGTAGAAGACGGCAATTATACTATAGAGCCATCTGAAGGAGCTGATCCATTGAGATTATACAGAAGCCTTTCAGAAGAAAACCTAAGTGGACGTGTAGATATTACCAAAAAATTCATCACGAAATTTGGTGATGCAAAACTGAAAATTGGTGGAAGTAACGTCATCAAAACAAGAGATTACTCCATACTACAGTACAATGTGAGAGTTACAGGACAATCGCAACTTAATCTTAATGGTGATCCTAACAGCCTATTGTTACCCGAAAACCTATGGACTCCAGAAAAAGGTATAGGTACTTATATTCGTGGGAATTTTGAGCCAGCCAATTCGTACGATGCAACTCAATCTATTACAGCAGGTTATGTAATGAGCGAAATGAGTTTGACTTCTAAGTTAAAAGCAATATACGGTCTAAGACTCGAGAGCTTTAAGCATCACTATACGGGACAATCTAACCTAGGAGACGAAATATATAACGATGTAGAAATTAACTCATCATTGGATTTATTGCCATCGGTAAACTTGGTTTATGCTTTGAAAGAAAACACAAACATGCGTTTTGCAGCCACTAGAACTTTGGCAAGACCATCATTTAAGGAAGCATCTATTTCTCAAATATATGATGCCTTATCAGGAATTACTTTCATAGGTAACTTAGGACTTCAAACAACTAGGATTACAAACGTTGATCTTAGGTACGAGCAATTTGGTAAGGCTGGGCAGATGTTCTCGGTAAGTGGATTTTACAAAATGTTTAGAGACCCTATTGAGGTGGTTGCTTATAGCCAATTGGCACCAAACAACATTACACCAAGAAATGTAGGTCAGGCAAATGTATTGGGTGCTGAATTTGAGATTCGTCAAAATATAGGAATAGAGTCAAATGGTGAGAAGCCATTGAGTGTAGGCTCAAACTTTACTTACGTATACTCTAATGTGGAGATGAACCCAAGCGAGTTTCTTTCAAGAGTAGAAAACGCAAGGTCGAATGAAGAGGTTAAAAATACGAGAAGGTTGCAAGGTCAGAGTCCTTATATCGTGAATTTGTTCTTGAACTACAGCAGCGAGCAAAACGGAATAGAAGGTAACGTAAGTTATAACGTACAAGGAAAAAGATTGTCGATCGTGGGATTGGGCAGAAACCCAGATATCTACGAAATGCCATTCAATGCTTTGAACATGAAAGTGACAAAGCGATTTGGAGCAGAAAAAAGAGGCTCTATCAGCATAAATGGACAAAACCTGTTGAATGCTAAAACAAGAAAATATTACGAGGGATTCAATGCAAACTCTGAGATCTACCAGCTTTTTAAGCCTGGTATGCAGTTCGGAATGAGTGTGGGTTACGCTCTATAA
- a CDS encoding Ubiquinone/menaquinone biosynthesis C-methylase UbiE, giving the protein MDTTKQSYIPALKWHWATVFYDRFIALTMPEREIKDKVIALTDLKPKEKALDFGCGTGTGLLIGCEKESKASFYGYDVDPEILNIAKGKLPDTVQLDLGESSDLPYAEAYFDKVWSTWVFHHLKNDEKEKALSEIKRVLKPNGIFVLGDWGRPQNGLMSLLFFILQLVDNFSTTNANKKGAIPHLIREAGFSSIEEKAYRNTIFGTFRYWLVRS; this is encoded by the coding sequence ATGGACACTACTAAACAAAGCTATATTCCCGCATTGAAGTGGCATTGGGCTACTGTTTTTTATGATAGGTTTATTGCTTTGACAATGCCCGAAAGGGAAATTAAGGACAAAGTAATAGCCCTTACAGATCTTAAGCCAAAAGAGAAAGCACTAGACTTCGGCTGCGGAACAGGAACTGGATTATTGATAGGATGTGAGAAGGAATCCAAAGCCAGTTTTTATGGCTATGATGTTGATCCCGAAATCTTAAATATTGCAAAAGGAAAACTACCTGATACTGTTCAGCTTGACCTTGGGGAAAGTAGTGATCTACCATACGCAGAAGCCTATTTTGATAAAGTATGGAGTACATGGGTTTTTCATCATCTCAAAAATGACGAAAAGGAAAAGGCTCTTAGTGAGATAAAAAGAGTGTTAAAGCCCAATGGTATATTTGTTCTTGGCGACTGGGGAAGGCCTCAAAATGGGCTGATGTCCTTGTTGTTTTTCATCTTACAGTTAGTTGATAATTTCTCAACCACCAATGCAAATAAAAAAGGAGCAATTCCACATCTTATAAGAGAAGCTGGTTTCTCTTCAATAGAAGAAAAAGCCTACCGAAATACCATTTTCGGGACATTTAGGTATTGGCTGGTGAGGAGTTGA
- a CDS encoding endonuclease G codes for MATFLVQNKREIARWVESNFDFEFGQRVEQQQLASQNGIPIEFVSKDDFDGEVIHKPNFIVYYDEDVRNARYTLHVLIDSSTRGNASRRGIRFNDAEKIFSNTAKYGDYSNTGFDRGHLVPAGDFQCCQRFLEETFAMSNIAPFDSALNRHAWNDLEIHTRKIARRFGKIIVLTGPVFMGNYEIGKYNNVEVPSHFFKILAIPERKSNKITRISAFLLPNKAVYSFDKKAFAVSVDRIEELTNLDFFKNLPLDVENKLEGQIDVLN; via the coding sequence ATGGCTACTTTTTTGGTACAAAACAAAAGAGAGATTGCTCGGTGGGTAGAATCAAATTTTGATTTTGAATTTGGTCAAAGAGTAGAGCAACAACAACTGGCATCCCAAAATGGAATACCGATTGAGTTTGTATCAAAAGACGATTTTGATGGGGAGGTCATTCATAAGCCCAATTTCATTGTTTATTATGACGAAGATGTAAGAAATGCCAGGTATACGCTTCATGTTTTGATAGATAGCTCCACTAGAGGGAATGCCTCACGAAGGGGAATCAGGTTCAATGATGCCGAAAAGATCTTTTCTAACACCGCAAAATATGGTGACTACAGCAATACCGGTTTCGACCGAGGACACCTAGTACCAGCAGGTGATTTTCAATGTTGCCAGCGGTTTTTGGAAGAAACCTTTGCGATGAGCAATATCGCCCCATTTGATTCTGCATTGAACAGACATGCTTGGAACGATCTGGAAATTCATACACGTAAAATAGCAAGGAGATTTGGTAAAATAATCGTATTAACGGGCCCAGTTTTTATGGGTAATTATGAGATTGGAAAGTATAACAATGTGGAAGTTCCAAGTCATTTTTTCAAAATATTGGCAATTCCGGAGCGAAAAAGTAATAAAATTACTCGTATTTCCGCATTTTTACTTCCTAACAAAGCTGTTTACTCTTTCGACAAAAAAGCCTTTGCTGTTTCGGTGGATAGGATTGAAGAGCTAACAAACTTAGACTTTTTTAAGAATTTGCCTTTGGATGTTGAAAATAAACTAGAAGGTCAAATTGATGTTTTAAATTGA
- a CDS encoding PDZ domain (Also known as DHR or GLGF), which yields MNRRQCYIMILLLAFLASIDSFSQKRKRQEEDFGFNLKHSLQKKTIIPFKVYSNLVVIKVVVNDKDTLNFILDTGVSSIFLTDPDLGKKMKFNYVRKVQITGAGEEKALEANITIGHKVQIGDVVGNHQNLVVLSEDILRLSEFMGVPIHGIFGHDLFDNFVVTIDYATSQLTLTRPNKFKLKKKHGDRYPIVVTQNKPYTDSFFITAYNSEETPVRLVIDTGAGHALLLNESETKIPLPDKVIRANLGRGLNGEIFGHIGRVSSLRMGEIELKDVLASFPDSLSFSMKFPASDNDRQGSIGCEFLRRFKVTFNYSEGYMALKPIKKKIKEGFEQDMSGLSIKATGKDYKEFIVTEVSDDSPAYYAGMQEGDQIIFLNNVNMKDLTISDIIRVLARKEGKQIEVFFRRKGELEFASFELKRII from the coding sequence ATGAATCGTCGGCAATGCTACATAATGATATTGCTTCTTGCCTTTTTGGCAAGCATAGATTCCTTTTCTCAAAAGCGTAAAAGGCAGGAAGAAGACTTTGGCTTTAACCTCAAGCATTCTCTTCAAAAGAAAACCATTATTCCGTTTAAAGTTTATTCCAATCTTGTTGTGATCAAGGTGGTGGTAAATGATAAAGACACGCTCAATTTTATTCTTGATACAGGAGTGAGTTCAATTTTCTTAACTGACCCAGATTTGGGAAAGAAGATGAAGTTTAATTATGTACGAAAAGTGCAAATTACGGGTGCAGGTGAAGAAAAAGCATTGGAAGCCAATATAACGATAGGGCATAAAGTCCAGATAGGTGACGTTGTGGGTAATCACCAAAACCTTGTAGTGCTCAGCGAAGACATTCTTCGCCTTTCTGAATTTATGGGAGTTCCTATACATGGCATTTTTGGCCACGATTTGTTTGATAATTTTGTGGTGACCATAGATTATGCAACCTCTCAACTCACGCTCACTAGACCAAACAAGTTTAAGCTAAAAAAGAAGCACGGCGATAGGTATCCAATTGTAGTAACTCAAAATAAGCCTTACACCGATTCATTTTTTATCACGGCCTACAATTCAGAAGAAACTCCGGTAAGGTTGGTGATTGACACTGGTGCTGGGCATGCACTTTTGCTCAATGAAAGTGAAACAAAGATTCCACTTCCCGATAAAGTGATTCGAGCCAATTTAGGAAGGGGTTTAAATGGTGAAATATTTGGTCACATAGGGCGAGTGTCATCCTTACGAATGGGGGAAATTGAGCTCAAGGATGTGTTAGCGTCTTTTCCAGATAGCCTTTCATTTAGTATGAAATTCCCGGCTTCGGACAATGACCGCCAGGGAAGTATTGGTTGTGAGTTTTTGAGAAGATTCAAAGTGACTTTCAATTACAGCGAAGGCTACATGGCTCTGAAACCCATCAAAAAGAAGATAAAGGAAGGTTTTGAACAAGATATGAGTGGCTTGTCTATAAAGGCTACAGGTAAAGATTATAAGGAATTCATTGTAACAGAGGTGAGTGATGATTCACCAGCATATTATGCTGGGATGCAGGAAGGTGATCAAATCATATTCCTTAACAATGTGAACATGAAGGACCTCACCATCAGTGATATCATTCGTGTACTAGCCAGAAAAGAAGGCAAGCAAATAGAAGTCTTCTTTAGACGAAAAGGAGAACTAGAGTTCGCGAGCTTTGAGCTAAAGCGAATTATCTAA
- a CDS encoding 23S rRNA m(2)A-2503 methyltransferase, translated as MSTHKVDIRTINFEKLNEWFLANNEKSFRAKQVWEWLWVKSARDFGQMTNLSVALREKLNEHFVINAIKIDSEQKSQDRTIKSGFRLHDAHLVEGVLIPTDGRMTACVSSQVGCSLTCKFCATGYMNRERNLTAAEIYDQVVLIKEQAESNYNSPLTNIVYMGMGEPLLNYAAVLESINKITSEDGLNWSPKRITVSTAGIAKMITKLGDDNVKFNLALSLHAANDEKRNQIMPINESNSLKNLEESLNYFYRKTGNKITFEYIVFYGFNDKIEDADELMRFCKRVPSKVNIIEYNPIAEANYQNADPHAIDKFAAYLEKNGITVNIRRSRGKDIDAACGQLAIKEK; from the coding sequence TTGAGCACACACAAGGTCGACATAAGGACAATAAATTTCGAAAAACTGAATGAATGGTTTCTTGCCAATAACGAGAAGTCATTCAGGGCGAAGCAGGTATGGGAATGGTTATGGGTGAAATCTGCAAGAGATTTTGGACAAATGACCAATCTTTCGGTTGCATTGAGAGAAAAACTCAATGAGCATTTTGTAATCAACGCCATCAAAATTGATAGCGAACAAAAAAGCCAAGATCGCACGATAAAATCTGGTTTCAGGCTTCATGATGCCCACTTGGTAGAAGGAGTTCTTATTCCAACCGATGGAAGAATGACCGCTTGCGTGAGTTCTCAGGTTGGTTGCTCGCTTACTTGCAAGTTCTGTGCTACTGGCTACATGAACCGCGAGAGAAACCTCACTGCCGCCGAGATATATGACCAAGTCGTACTTATCAAGGAGCAAGCAGAAAGCAACTACAACAGCCCACTTACCAATATTGTATACATGGGAATGGGCGAGCCATTGCTCAACTATGCGGCAGTATTGGAGTCTATTAACAAGATCACAAGTGAAGACGGCCTTAACTGGTCTCCAAAAAGAATTACTGTGTCCACAGCTGGGATCGCAAAAATGATCACCAAGCTAGGCGACGATAACGTGAAATTCAATTTGGCATTATCGCTTCATGCGGCCAATGACGAAAAGCGGAACCAAATAATGCCAATCAACGAGTCCAATTCGTTGAAAAACCTAGAAGAGTCTCTCAACTATTTTTACCGCAAGACTGGAAACAAAATCACATTTGAATACATTGTTTTCTATGGTTTTAATGACAAAATAGAAGATGCTGATGAGCTCATGAGATTTTGCAAAAGAGTACCTTCCAAAGTCAATATCATAGAGTACAATCCTATTGCAGAAGCCAATTATCAAAATGCAGATCCACATGCAATTGATAAGTTTGCAGCCTATTTAGAAAAAAATGGCATTACTGTAAATATCCGAAGAAGTAGAGGAAAAGATATTGATGCAGCTTGCGGACAGCTTGCCATTAAGGAAAAGTAA
- a CDS encoding UDP-2,3-diacylglucosamine pyrophosphatase LpxH, with amino-acid sequence MVTFACMKHYRTIVLSDIHLGTAGSKVREVTSFIKQYHCDTLILNGDIIDGWQLKKYGSWKKKHTGFLRAILKKIEKHNTKVYYVRGNHDDFLDQIIPFSIGPNFQIVKDLVYESGDKKMFVTHGDIFDMVTNKMKWLAYIGDIGYTFLLWLNKLYNQYRVKNGLPYYSLSQRVKGSIKIAVNYVSDYEAQLSEVAKSKNCDGIICGHIHQAAIKDINDIKYMNSGDWVETMSALVEDHDHNWEIVYFSVEKTYKQFKVIRDFDNTIEEDDSEDYIPAYNHLFQMK; translated from the coding sequence ATGGTGACTTTTGCTTGCATGAAACACTACCGTACCATTGTGTTATCCGATATTCACCTCGGAACAGCAGGATCCAAAGTGAGAGAAGTTACCTCTTTCATTAAGCAATACCATTGCGATACATTGATACTGAATGGTGACATAATCGACGGCTGGCAACTAAAAAAGTATGGTTCTTGGAAAAAGAAACATACTGGTTTCTTGAGAGCCATTCTTAAGAAAATAGAAAAACACAATACCAAAGTGTACTACGTGAGAGGTAATCACGATGATTTTTTAGATCAAATCATTCCATTTTCAATTGGGCCAAACTTCCAAATCGTGAAAGACTTGGTTTATGAATCGGGGGACAAAAAAATGTTTGTAACGCATGGAGACATTTTCGATATGGTTACCAATAAAATGAAATGGCTCGCCTATATAGGAGACATAGGATATACATTTTTACTATGGCTCAATAAGCTTTACAATCAATACCGTGTAAAGAATGGTCTCCCCTACTATTCACTTTCTCAGCGAGTGAAAGGCTCCATTAAAATCGCCGTGAACTACGTTTCCGATTATGAAGCACAACTCAGCGAAGTAGCAAAATCAAAAAACTGTGATGGCATTATATGCGGCCACATTCACCAAGCAGCAATAAAAGACATAAACGACATAAAATATATGAATTCAGGAGATTGGGTAGAAACAATGAGTGCACTCGTGGAAGACCACGACCACAATTGGGAAATTGTATATTTCTCAGTAGAAAAAACGTACAAGCAATTCAAGGTCATTAGAGACTTTGACAATACCATAGAAGAAGATGATTCCGAGGATTACATACCCGCCTATAATCACTTATTCCAAATGAAATGA